The following proteins are co-located in the Conyzicola lurida genome:
- a CDS encoding M15 family metallopeptidase, translated as MQILERTPARGSVHSPYRRRRGLAAALVTVLVAGAGWATVVVLGAPEDVAVWPTEQPAQWSDLGVDDGFIESGGSVSPFADELPAIANLEPALRAAMQDAATAAIADGVEFVVTSGWRSAAYQQLLFDDAVRNYASEEIARQFVLGPERSKHVTGEAVDIGRTDANSWLSQHGADYGLCQTYANEMWHFELATTPGGECPAQLSDASAG; from the coding sequence ATGCAGATTCTCGAAAGAACACCGGCGCGGGGGAGCGTGCACTCCCCGTACCGCCGTCGACGCGGGCTGGCCGCGGCGCTCGTCACGGTTCTCGTCGCGGGCGCCGGTTGGGCGACTGTCGTCGTGCTCGGCGCACCGGAGGATGTCGCCGTCTGGCCGACGGAGCAGCCGGCGCAGTGGAGCGACCTCGGTGTCGACGACGGTTTCATCGAGTCAGGCGGTTCGGTCTCCCCGTTCGCCGACGAGCTTCCGGCGATAGCGAACCTCGAGCCCGCGCTGAGGGCCGCCATGCAGGATGCCGCGACCGCGGCGATCGCCGACGGAGTCGAGTTCGTCGTGACGAGCGGATGGCGCAGCGCGGCGTACCAGCAATTGCTGTTCGACGACGCGGTGCGCAACTACGCGAGCGAGGAGATCGCGCGCCAGTTCGTTCTCGGGCCGGAGCGGTCGAAGCATGTCACGGGCGAAGCGGTCGACATCGGACGCACCGACGCGAACAGCTGGCTGAGCCAGCACGGCGCTGACTACGGCCTCTGCCAGACCTACGCGAACGAGATGTGGCACTTCGAACTGGCGACCACGCCGGGCGGCGAATGCCCCGCGCAACTCAGCGACGCGAGCGCCGGCTAG